A single window of Chloracidobacterium sp. DNA harbors:
- a CDS encoding carboxypeptidase regulatory-like domain-containing protein, whose amino-acid sequence MLKIVLIALLPLLVLFSYGTNKMLTGSGEKPRSVDTGTLEKMIVSNGSATIDLDMSRLASSGKGAKAPRINSLSFDLEHDTYFTVIVFNGELRGPLPSSIPIIPQRAAALPGKLNSSYRQLVVENTFPGSPYEYVIRDAKTGYVFFNVEGHEYEYDANQRLLNIRGGRVLLSNEYAKELGRPADTGTIIGEINISATLRPIEVSEVVNGEVASEVLPADPLSGTTPGPDVIVGDLNGLAQFGSASGTQVGLAVGTDSCNAGTVNLHWFAMPDNDHPVIPQNMYRMSGGASNNERFEQIGQSQMKHGFTALTQNLCGFGCNGVGGANLGSGCSDPYTASLNSGPSLGSRAWVNPFTGFFPRGDSATPSNSHTGHTHTGPSHRILTEISDLSTASNPGATYFAEAQYITKHEYDWCQANPTQCNMYNNVSYRQYNVSGTASPFSFSPVGTTQRSKRAISAWTGATLVEFIPAPGIDGVGVVGYKVTNPSPGVWHYEYAVYNENLDRGVQSFSIPIGGGVTLTNVGFKSPPQHPGWSADGTVGNTGYSSTPWLATQAGGSITWATETFGQNPNANAVRWGTLYNFRFDSNRPPADANATIEFFKTGSPIQVAVQGPGAVATNASISGRVVNQNGTGVRNAIVTLVDSGPSARRTVITNPFGYYRFDNVLTGSTYTVSVLSKLFTFNSQNVQPSGDLTNVDFTALP is encoded by the coding sequence ATGTTGAAAATAGTTCTGATCGCATTGCTCCCGTTACTAGTCCTGTTTAGTTACGGCACAAATAAAATGCTCACCGGTAGCGGTGAGAAGCCGCGTTCGGTTGACACCGGCACACTCGAAAAGATGATCGTTTCTAATGGAAGCGCCACGATCGACCTTGATATGAGCCGCCTTGCAAGTTCGGGTAAAGGGGCAAAAGCTCCGCGAATAAACTCACTTAGTTTTGACCTCGAGCACGATACATATTTCACCGTTATCGTTTTTAACGGCGAACTTCGCGGACCGCTACCAAGTAGTATACCGATCATACCGCAACGGGCAGCGGCATTGCCGGGCAAGCTTAACAGTTCATATAGGCAACTGGTCGTGGAAAACACCTTTCCGGGCAGCCCCTATGAATACGTTATTCGCGATGCTAAGACCGGCTATGTTTTCTTCAACGTCGAGGGTCACGAGTACGAGTATGACGCAAACCAACGCCTTCTGAATATCCGCGGTGGCCGTGTCCTATTGTCCAACGAGTACGCTAAAGAACTTGGCCGGCCGGCCGATACGGGAACGATCATCGGTGAGATCAATATCTCGGCGACATTGCGTCCGATCGAGGTTTCAGAGGTTGTTAATGGCGAAGTTGCAAGCGAAGTTTTGCCCGCAGACCCGCTAAGCGGCACGACGCCCGGGCCCGATGTGATCGTGGGTGATCTTAACGGCCTTGCCCAGTTTGGTTCAGCCAGCGGCACTCAAGTTGGTCTTGCAGTTGGGACTGACTCGTGCAACGCCGGGACTGTTAATCTGCATTGGTTTGCGATGCCGGACAACGACCACCCTGTCATTCCGCAAAATATGTATCGTATGAGCGGTGGAGCGAGCAACAACGAGAGATTTGAGCAGATCGGACAGTCGCAGATGAAGCACGGCTTTACGGCTTTGACGCAAAATCTTTGCGGATTTGGCTGTAACGGCGTCGGCGGGGCCAACCTCGGCTCCGGATGTTCTGATCCTTATACCGCGAGCCTCAACTCAGGCCCGAGTCTTGGTTCGAGAGCCTGGGTAAATCCTTTCACGGGCTTTTTCCCGCGGGGTGATTCGGCAACGCCTTCCAACAGTCACACTGGGCACACCCACACAGGGCCGTCGCACCGCATCCTGACCGAGATCAGTGACCTCAGCACGGCATCAAACCCCGGAGCGACGTATTTTGCTGAAGCTCAATATATTACCAAGCACGAATACGATTGGTGCCAAGCTAATCCGACTCAGTGCAATATGTACAACAACGTCTCTTACAGACAGTACAACGTCTCCGGAACGGCTAGCCCATTTAGCTTTTCGCCCGTCGGTACAACCCAACGATCTAAGCGGGCGATCTCAGCCTGGACCGGAGCCACACTGGTTGAATTCATCCCCGCACCCGGTATTGACGGTGTCGGAGTTGTCGGCTACAAGGTCACCAATCCGTCACCAGGCGTATGGCATTACGAATATGCCGTTTACAATGAAAATCTAGACCGCGGTGTCCAATCTTTTAGTATTCCGATCGGGGGCGGCGTAACGCTTACTAATGTCGGATTCAAATCACCGCCCCAACATCCGGGATGGAGTGCTGATGGCACCGTTGGAAACACGGGCTACTCAAGCACGCCGTGGCTCGCCACACAGGCCGGAGGTTCTATTACTTGGGCGACGGAAACATTTGGTCAAAATCCGAACGCCAATGCTGTTCGTTGGGGAACACTCTACAATTTCCGTTTCGATTCCAATCGACCACCCGCAGACGCCAATGCAACGATCGAATTCTTCAAGACGGGATCACCCATCCAGGTAGCGGTCCAAGGACCCGGTGCAGTTGCGACAAACGCATCGATCTCAGGACGCGTTGTAAATCAGAATGGTACGGGCGTCAGAAACGCGATCGTCACGCTCGTTGATTCGGGCCCAAGTGCTCGCCGCACAGTAATAACCAATCCGTTTGGATATTACAGGTTCGATAATGTGCTGACAGGTTCGACGTACACCGTTTCGGTACTTTCGAAGTTGTTTACCTTCAACTCACAGAACGTCCAGCCGTCCGGCGACCTGACTAACGTTGATTTCACAGCATTACCCTAG
- a CDS encoding rod shape-determining protein produces the protein MAFKSLFSLFSSDLAIDLGTANTLVYAKGRGIVVSEPSIVAINKITNQVEAVGRDAKEMLGRTPGNIVAIRPMKDGVIANFEVTEKMLQHFIRKAHNGKSWVRPRVVIGIPSEITQVERRAVEDSAYRAKASEVYLVEEAMAAAIGAGLPITEPHGNMVVDIGGGTTDIAVISLSGIVYSRAVRVAGNEMDESITQYIKRKYNLLIGERTAEAIKIALGSAFPLEEPLSMDVRGRNLIEGIPKTITMTDEEIREALSDSVSTIINAVRVALERTPPELSADIVERGIVLTGGGALLKNLDKRLMIETGLPVVIADDPLSSVVLGTGKMLSDFELLKRVKWDNSLMTGS, from the coding sequence ATGGCATTTAAGTCTTTATTTAGTTTGTTTTCGAGCGACCTTGCGATCGACCTTGGGACCGCGAACACGCTCGTATACGCGAAGGGCCGTGGAATCGTCGTTAGCGAACCTTCCATCGTCGCGATCAATAAAATTACTAACCAAGTCGAAGCGGTCGGTCGCGATGCGAAAGAAATGTTAGGCCGCACTCCGGGCAACATCGTCGCGATCCGTCCGATGAAGGACGGTGTTATCGCCAACTTTGAGGTTACGGAAAAGATGCTGCAGCATTTTATCCGCAAGGCTCACAACGGCAAATCTTGGGTTCGTCCCCGCGTCGTCATCGGCATTCCGTCGGAGATCACGCAAGTCGAACGTCGCGCGGTCGAAGATTCGGCCTATCGAGCAAAGGCATCTGAGGTGTACTTGGTCGAAGAGGCGATGGCCGCGGCGATCGGCGCCGGATTGCCCATCACCGAACCACACGGCAATATGGTCGTTGATATCGGCGGTGGCACTACGGATATCGCCGTGATCTCGCTTTCGGGTATCGTTTACTCGCGTGCCGTTCGGGTGGCAGGTAACGAAATGGACGAGTCGATCACCCAGTACATCAAACGAAAGTACAATCTGCTGATCGGCGAACGTACGGCCGAGGCGATCAAGATCGCTCTCGGAAGCGCCTTTCCGCTCGAAGAACCGCTCTCGATGGACGTCCGCGGACGAAATCTTATTGAGGGCATCCCCAAGACCATCACGATGACCGACGAAGAGATCCGCGAGGCACTTTCGGATTCGGTTTCGACCATTATCAACGCGGTCCGCGTCGCACTCGAACGGACTCCACCTGAGCTCTCGGCCGATATCGTTGAACGTGGTATCGTTCTGACCGGCGGCGGAGCCTTGCTCAAGAATTTGGACAAACGCCTAATGATCGAAACCGGTTTGCCGGTGGTGATCGCAGACGATCCACTTTCGTCGGTCGTTCTGGGTACCGGCAAGATGCTTTCGGACTTCGAACTCCTGAAACGCGTCAAATGGGATAATTCGTTAATGACCGGCAGCTAG